The Girardinichthys multiradiatus isolate DD_20200921_A chromosome 11, DD_fGirMul_XY1, whole genome shotgun sequence DNA window GATTACCACTGTGTTTTGTCTGTTTCTGAATATGTTATTGAAGGGTACATTGTGAAAGTTGAAGATGCTGCTTAGGGTATTTGTAGGCAATGTCTCCTAAACGTTGTCCAAAtgaaagctgcaaataacgtCAACTGAgtctttagaaaatattttctaatagTTTCCAAAGGTTACCACTCAATGTTGAAACTACCTTTGAGGGAAAGTTTAGGGGACCTTTCTACAAGATTATCTGAAGGGATCATAAGAGTTGTAGTAATCTTTAGGAAATATCCGTCGGTTCCCTAAAGGTTATATCACAAAAGTTGTAGAGAAACTCAAGGGAACTTTGGAAGGTATTTCCTGATAGTTCCCTAAAGGTCGCGATCTCAGTGTTGAAACTAACCCATAAAGAACCTGcaggaaatacattttctaagGTTTTCACTCTGAACGCTACAGATAACCTTTAGAAAGTGTTCCCGGATGGTTTGCATAAGATTGCATCATAAAAGTTGTAGATAGCCTATAAGGAACCTTTAGAGAACATCCCTCAATAGTTTCCAATTCCATTGTTGAAACTAATCTTCAGAGAAGCTTTAAAGAACATTCGACAAAGGTTCTCTAAAAGTAACATCATGAAAGTTGTAGAAAATCTTTAGAAAATGCTCCCCAAAGTTTCTCTAAATGTTACACTGTGAAAGTTAAAGATAACTTATAGGAAAATTTTCCTTGAGGCTTCCTTTAAAGGTTACACGGTGAAAGTTGTAGATAAACGTTATGGAAAGTTGGTGTTTGCTGGGTGCTCCATGCATCCTTTAATaaactgattgtttttttaaatgtttgcaggCTATGGCTCAAAGGGAAGTGAAGCAGGCGTTTGTCAGTAATCTCAACGGGACCAGTTTGGGAGAGGTGGCACTTGGATCATTTCTCGCTCCAGTATGCCTCATCCTCAGGGCGTTCATTTTAGTCCTCTACTACCAGGCCAAAGGGACTCTGCCATTGCCACTTCCTCTGACTTCCCATCTACTCCTTGACTTTTCTGTACTTGTTATTCCCCTCGTTTTATCATGTACACTTCTTAGCAGCATTCTTCTTCAGGTCATTGTGTGCCTAACTTTAATGTCAGCTTGTGTGTTTTGCTACATCTATCGTACTAGCTTCCTGTCCTCTGTTGTGTGGCCACAGAAGATTGTCAACTTGCTTCAGAGTCATGTTCAGTTCCAACAGGTTCCTTTTGTGACTCTCTTCAGAGTATTCGTAAATGTGAAAACAGCCATTAGCATCCTTGCTGTAGACTTTAGTGTCTTTCCAAGACGTTATGCTAAAACAGAAACCTATGGGACAGGTGTTATGGACTTTGGAGTTGGGGCgtttatttttgcaaatgcTCTCGTCAGTCCTGAGGCACGGAGGAGGAGCGTCTCAGGATCCAAGATGAGCCATATTACAAAGCAGATCCTGTCTGTTTGGCCCCTGCTTGCTCTTGGTATGGCAAGGCTGGTGAGCATCAAAATGACCGGCTATCATGAGCATGTAACAGAATATGGCATCCATTGGAATTTCTTCTTCACGCTGGCCATCGTCAGAGTTCTGGCTTCTGTTCTTTTGGTTGTTTTACCAGCTGGACAACTGTGGCTTTTTGCCCTTCTGATCAGTGGGTTTTATCAGTTTGCTCTGGAGACATCTGAGCTAAAGACCTTTCTAATGCACAATAGGGACAGAGAGAAGGACTTTGTGCATGCTAACAAGGAGGGTATATTCTCCATAGCAGGCTATGTTGCCATCTACCTAACAGGAGTTCAGATTGGACTCTATGTAATGCAACCAAGATCTCAAGTTAAAGATTGTCTCAAAATGCTTTTTATCCTTTTTCTAGGTAGTTTGCTGTTGTATGCTGCTTTGTTCATATGTCAGACACTCGTGGAGCCAGTCTCTCGTCGCTCAGCGAATTTACCCTTCGTTATCTGGAGTGTTGCTCagtctttatttttcatgtccTGTCTTGGTCTGGCTGATATGGTTATACTCTTCTCAAAAGGAGCATGCTGCTGTCGTTTTCTACCGTCGTCAATGAATTTTGAGGAAAAGAAACTCACCCCTCTGGCTTACAAAAAGAAAGGTGAAATAGAGAGACTCTGCCTCATTCAGGCTGTCAGCAGGAATCAGCTGTTATTTTTCCTGCTCGCCAACCTCATGACAGGAGTAACCAACTCTGTTGTGGACACGCTCAGCTGtagtaatttattttcagtgtgTGTTTTACTGTTGTACATGTTCGTGAACTGCcttgttatatatgttttacaTATCTGTGGAATTACAGTAAAATTCTGGTGAACATTGTATTTGTAATCTCACCATCttcatgtctttatttttttataatttatatgAAGCTGGATTAACTCACCCTGAAACTCAAAACAATGGGAAGAGTTAAAGATGTAAGAAAATGTCATCTGTATggagatttttttatatttttgcttgtTCATGTTAATATTGACCTAAATTGCTTTTTGTATATGCATTGTTAGGGGATTTGGAATATAAATCCATGTGAGACTAaactctttttacttttattgacAAGTCAAAGCCCTGTCTGGGACAATTTGTCAGAGCCGGCCCAAGGCAAAGCAAACTAATGCCCCTTATCCACTGGCTCTATTTTGGCTGCGCAGCTCCACTCCACTTCCCTACTCAATCTCTTTCTTGGTTTGGCTCCAGCCGTCTGTGTAGTgcactgtgctgctattaaagTCATCTGTGGGaaaccataataataaatgacttgaaaataaatacaaaacatttttgtattattgtatatgcaagattgtctttcatgtgtttttttttccatgtataAAATAATCCACTGAGATAATTATCTGgcccacagcccagccagaacgtATAAGGCTCAGAGGTTCTGATGTGACAggggagaagcagagaggagagatgctgctgtTTGGACTGATAATGCTCCACAGTTGGACTGAAGAAGTgatttgggctttatgaggaagtttttgtttcagccatggcaataacatGAGCAAGAAAAGTAAAGGGCAAAACTGCGGAGAAGTTAGTTTTAGTTTGGATATTGGTTATCCGTGTTCCACGGATTCAGTGGGACTTCCTCCTGTTTGATCCTGCACTACCTCtttgaaaaccttctcatttctcctggtcccacgaccaatcagtgaacagcagtctgttcacgtaacatgtagtccctactcagctcTGGTAGTACCTGTTCAGGAagaaaaaagtaggtaccggtacagaaaaacacagtaatCGCAAAGTGagccgagtggagtggagccgggctaaatagagccagtggaaaaggggcatacgCTCATCAGGTGCCTCCAACAAATTGTTGAATTGTAACAGACCATAGATATAAAATTCTTATATGTATTTATTGAGAATGAATACTATTGAATTTGATTTCAGCATaaatcaattattttaaattatcagGATTTCAAGGAATTGGAAAGTTTACTTTGTGAAACTACAGAGAATGATCTTCATTAATGGTTGCGTTAACGTAGATACAAGGTGCTGCTATGAGTTTagtcttttctttgtgtttgagctCAGTTGGTTCACAAATGCATCtctgcaaataaaaaacaattatctgTGATTGCTTTTAAGCTCAGCCAATTAAATCTCTTTCAGATTTCACCCACTCTGTATTGAAATGCTATTGGTGGTGG harbors:
- the pigw gene encoding phosphatidylinositol-glycan biosynthesis class W protein isoform X1 encodes the protein MGRKHGSEVTSHHCSWAMAQREVKQAFVSNLNGTSLGEVALGSFLAPVCLILRAFILVLYYQAKGTLPLPLPLTSHLLLDFSVLVIPLVLSCTLLSSILLQVIVCLTLMSACVFCYIYRTSFLSSVVWPQKIVNLLQSHVQFQQVPFVTLFRVFVNVKTAISILAVDFSVFPRRYAKTETYGTGVMDFGVGAFIFANALVSPEARRRSVSGSKMSHITKQILSVWPLLALGMARLVSIKMTGYHEHVTEYGIHWNFFFTLAIVRVLASVLLVVLPAGQLWLFALLISGFYQFALETSELKTFLMHNRDREKDFVHANKEGIFSIAGYVAIYLTGVQIGLYVMQPRSQVKDCLKMLFILFLGSLLLYAALFICQTLVEPVSRRSANLPFVIWSVAQSLFFMSCLGLADMVILFSKGACCCRFLPSSMNFEEKKLTPLAYKKKGEIERLCLIQAVSRNQLLFFLLANLMTGVTNSVVDTLSCSNLFSVCVLLLYMFVNCLVIYVLHICGITVKFW
- the pigw gene encoding phosphatidylinositol-glycan biosynthesis class W protein isoform X2 is translated as MAQREVKQAFVSNLNGTSLGEVALGSFLAPVCLILRAFILVLYYQAKGTLPLPLPLTSHLLLDFSVLVIPLVLSCTLLSSILLQVIVCLTLMSACVFCYIYRTSFLSSVVWPQKIVNLLQSHVQFQQVPFVTLFRVFVNVKTAISILAVDFSVFPRRYAKTETYGTGVMDFGVGAFIFANALVSPEARRRSVSGSKMSHITKQILSVWPLLALGMARLVSIKMTGYHEHVTEYGIHWNFFFTLAIVRVLASVLLVVLPAGQLWLFALLISGFYQFALETSELKTFLMHNRDREKDFVHANKEGIFSIAGYVAIYLTGVQIGLYVMQPRSQVKDCLKMLFILFLGSLLLYAALFICQTLVEPVSRRSANLPFVIWSVAQSLFFMSCLGLADMVILFSKGACCCRFLPSSMNFEEKKLTPLAYKKKGEIERLCLIQAVSRNQLLFFLLANLMTGVTNSVVDTLSCSNLFSVCVLLLYMFVNCLVIYVLHICGITVKFW